Proteins found in one Nostoc sp. NIES-3756 genomic segment:
- a CDS encoding 2OG-Fe(II)-dependent halogenase WelO5 family protein encodes MTAASNQIKSTGWEKNQEYPLTAESLRKLIEHRIPLIRIKDFATPEECEMLYAQSQSLVFNAYEDVTPKIEKVGITVFEYNSVSKANYFQEVERASKLRDSIFAASFNPLERIIEKFRECGAKVRIASEAEYGSYYAGLIRKIENGTQIHIDFAPLEQSGWEVCTITTQLSWTLYLKLSDNNHGKTCIYDRRWTPEDEQYKLDSYGYSDTVIADKDAIAFQPYVGDVLLFNTSNFHYVEPMHGQRVAFTSMIGLLPNGEIIFWS; translated from the coding sequence ATGACTGCTGCATCTAACCAAATTAAATCGACAGGATGGGAAAAGAATCAAGAGTATCCCTTAACAGCAGAATCTTTAAGAAAGCTGATTGAACACCGTATTCCTCTCATTCGGATTAAAGACTTTGCCACTCCCGAAGAATGTGAAATGTTATATGCTCAATCTCAATCGCTCGTTTTCAATGCTTATGAAGATGTCACTCCAAAAATTGAAAAAGTTGGCATTACAGTATTTGAATACAACAGCGTTAGTAAAGCAAATTATTTTCAAGAAGTAGAAAGAGCATCTAAATTAAGAGACTCCATTTTTGCAGCTTCCTTCAACCCCTTGGAGCGCATTATAGAGAAATTTAGAGAGTGTGGCGCGAAGGTGCGAATTGCTTCTGAAGCAGAGTACGGTAGCTATTATGCAGGATTGATCAGAAAAATTGAGAATGGTACGCAAATTCATATTGATTTTGCTCCATTGGAGCAATCTGGATGGGAAGTTTGCACAATTACCACTCAACTTTCCTGGACTTTGTATTTGAAATTGTCTGATAACAATCACGGTAAAACCTGCATTTACGATCGCCGTTGGACACCAGAAGATGAGCAATACAAGCTCGATTCTTACGGATACAGTGATACAGTCATTGCCGATAAAGATGCGATCGCTTTCCAACCTTATGTAGGCGATGTATTGCTTTTCAATACCAGCAACTTTCACTATGTTGAGCCAATGCACGGACAACGTGTAGCTTTCACTTCCATGATTGGTTTACTTCCTAATGGTGAAATTATCTTTTGGTCTTAA
- a CDS encoding non-ribosomal peptide synthetase, with product MNIEQLVADLRKQGVKLWVEGEQLRVNAPKGVLTIETRNLLAQSKSELLLFLQEKNAATNTDIPLSKAKRPENLPLSFAQERLWLLNQLEPDSPFYNEQTSVKFYGQLNIVALEQSLNKIIARHEVLRTNFRTINEQPVQVIADKLSLTLPVIDLTKLPESEREIACQQIANTEANCLFDLGDSPLIRACVVKIQEAEHAFILTVHHIIVDGWSTGILMRELATVYSALCNNLPPELPKLPIQYADYAIWQRQYLQKDVLQRQLDYWKQQLKNAPTLLELPTDRPRPAIQTYRGAVQYVQLSNELSQALSDLSRQEGASLFMTLFTAYVTLLYRYTGSDDIVVGTPIANRDRLEIEGLIGFFVNTLVLRTDLSGNPSFQELLGLVRQRILQAYAHADLPFDELVKALQPQRDLSYTPLFQVLFVLQNAPISEVELTGLTISLLPTQSTVAKFDLTLSLQNTASGLLSMWQYNADLFDAATIERMSRHFVTLLEGIITNPKEQISQLPLLSEVEQQQLLVEWNNTQVAYPQDKCIHQLFEEQVRRTPDAVAVVFDNQQLTYHQLNCRANGLAHYLRSLGVKPDTLVGICVERSLEMVVGLLGILKAGGAYLPLDPEYPPERLSLMLEDAQVSVLLTQQKLIERLPQHQAKLIFLDEIWSQIAQNNQDNPNIGVRAFHLANVIYTSGSTGRPKGVMVEHRGLCNLAQAQIQTFGLTSDSRVLQFASFSFDASIWEIVMAFGSGGTLYLGTKDSLLPGKPLIERLRDDSITHITLPPSALAVMPQEELPALQTIIVAGEACPAELIKQWSVERNFFNAYGPTEATVCATIAKYNDDEKISIGKAIANTQLYILDKNLQPVPVGIPGELHIGGVGLARGYLNRPELTQERFINNSFGSGCLYKTGDLARYLPDGNIEYIGRIDNQVKIRGFRMELGEIETVLSQHKDVQASCVIAREDSPGDKRLVAYIVPHQHCTNILNQLRDFLKAKLPEYMVPNAIVILDSLPLTPNGKIDRRALPAPDLQSKLSDKYVAPRTPIEEMLAQIWAQILKLEQVGIHDNFFELGGHSLLATQLLSRIRSIFKVEVPLRDLFARATVAALAQSIGQLQQQELELSTPPILRRVNNTQLPLSYAQQRLWFLDQLQSLGGTYNMPLALRLVGTLNQTALEQSLQEIIQRHEVLRTNFISVDGQPIQVIREQEIECRGQGAGRRAQGILSIFDLQHLPTTEKEIALQQLVQTQAQQPFDLANEPLVRATLVVLSQTEHALLVFIHHIVSDGWSMGVFIQELAALYNAYSQGQPSLRDATRSLLPQRGTPLAPLPIQYADFAIWQRQWLQGDVLQNQLSYWQQQLKDAPTLLSLPTDRPRGAVQTYQGAYQELALSKELSLALKQLSQKESVTLFMTLLAAFQILLWRYSGQDDICIGTPIANRNRAEIESLIGFFINTLVLRTRLDGNPSFRELLSQVREVALGAYAHQDLPFEMLVEALQPERNLSHNPIFQVWFNLQNLAQNELELFGLSVEPILVSEAASKFDLSLYVTEQEQGTTLQLLYNSDLFSSERMVEMLQQYHHLLNQIVVEPDRAIASYSLVTLQAHLLLPDPTTAIPQPEYELVTKTFTSWVNTNPELSAVRQGDRTWNYGELGNKSHTLARVMLSHGITKGDVVAVYGTPSFGLIASAIAVLLSGGVLLTLDPQLPEERQQLMLQQAQAKYLLYIDNQHQEDQETWQPLTVIYVNKDTGLATNSLESSHITPLPEISGDDAAYIFFTSGTTGVPKGVLGCHKGLAHFISWQRQTFGINQQDRIAQLTGLSFDVVLRDIFLPLTSGATLCLPAPEDKLEPTKILRYLEREQISVLHTVPSLAQSWLADVPKEVSLHNLRWLFLAGEPLKETLVLQWRDAFPQAGEIVNLYGPTETTLAKCYYQVPSEPRPGVQPVGQTLPETQALVLGANQQLCGIGEPGEIVLRTPFRSLGYINATQEMRSRFVTNHFGNDAGDLLYYTGDRGRYIPNGTLEILGRQDHQVKIRGVRIELGEIEAVLAQHPSVHQTIVTASEERLVAYIIPTQESAPTIREIRRFLSAKLPQYMVPSSFVFLDKLPLTTNGKVDRRALPTPANVNNLDTFVEPRNQLELQLVQIWSKILKVGKVGVQDNFFDLGGHSLLAPYLMAQIKQQFGKDVSLTSLFQNPTIEQLATILQIDSDDSNSSCLIPIQPNGSKIPFFCLPGAGGEPFYLYHLGRYLREDQPLYSFQANNLDVVEPTTRIKEMASHYIQAMQTVQPQGPYLLGGHSLGSIVAFEMATQLVHQGHQVALLAMIDMSAPTSQDKQTRIERLDWDHARWLIEAIKAVEVSLSTNIDISYDTLRSLSVEEQLKQVLQHFKMVNMLPPNAEITQLKNIVQALKANSLSLINYVPQHTYPGRITLIRASEIPLERMNSKLSEISRNSAMGWEEYSCEPVDVHFVPGNHVTMMAEPHVQVLSKRLKGCIQQALGRQGGSGLTSLTNQGAGGKRNILSQ from the coding sequence GTGAACATTGAGCAATTGGTAGCTGACCTTCGTAAGCAGGGTGTGAAGTTGTGGGTGGAAGGTGAGCAGTTGCGTGTTAATGCTCCTAAGGGAGTGTTGACGATAGAGACTCGTAACTTATTAGCTCAAAGTAAATCAGAACTTCTCTTGTTTTTGCAAGAAAAAAATGCCGCTACCAATACAGATATTCCTCTGAGCAAAGCCAAACGTCCTGAGAATTTACCTCTATCTTTTGCCCAAGAACGACTTTGGTTATTAAACCAATTAGAACCAGATAGTCCCTTCTATAACGAACAAACATCTGTAAAATTTTATGGTCAGTTAAACATCGTGGCACTAGAGCAAAGCCTCAATAAAATTATTGCCCGCCACGAAGTTTTACGTACCAACTTCCGCACCATCAACGAACAGCCAGTCCAAGTAATTGCTGATAAATTAAGTCTCACTTTACCAGTAATAGACCTAACAAAATTACCTGAAAGTGAAAGAGAAATTGCTTGTCAACAAATAGCTAACACAGAAGCTAATTGCTTGTTTGACCTTGGTGATTCTCCTCTAATTCGAGCTTGTGTAGTGAAAATCCAAGAGGCAGAACACGCTTTTATCCTAACAGTACACCACATTATTGTGGATGGTTGGTCAACAGGTATATTGATGCGTGAGTTAGCAACTGTTTACTCAGCCCTCTGCAATAATTTGCCGCCAGAGCTACCAAAGCTACCAATTCAGTATGCTGACTATGCAATTTGGCAACGCCAATATTTGCAAAAAGATGTCCTGCAAAGGCAGCTTGATTACTGGAAGCAACAACTCAAAAATGCTCCAACTTTGCTGGAATTACCTACAGACAGACCAAGACCAGCCATTCAAACTTATCGCGGCGCAGTTCAATATGTCCAATTATCAAACGAACTGAGTCAGGCACTAAGCGACTTGAGTAGGCAAGAGGGAGCCAGCCTATTCATGACGCTGTTTACCGCTTATGTCACCTTGCTTTATCGTTATACAGGCTCCGATGACATTGTAGTGGGTACACCTATTGCTAACCGCGATCGCTTGGAAATAGAAGGATTAATTGGCTTTTTTGTCAATACTTTAGTATTACGCACCGATTTGTCAGGCAATCCCAGTTTTCAGGAATTGCTGGGTCTAGTACGACAACGCATATTGCAAGCTTATGCTCATGCAGACTTGCCTTTTGATGAGTTGGTCAAAGCATTGCAGCCACAACGCGACCTCAGCTATACACCTTTATTTCAGGTGTTGTTTGTCCTCCAGAATGCGCCCATATCTGAAGTAGAGCTTACTGGCTTAACTATCAGTCTTTTGCCAACTCAAAGCACAGTTGCCAAGTTTGATTTAACTTTATCATTGCAGAATACTGCCAGTGGATTGTTAAGTATGTGGCAATACAACGCTGACCTATTTGATGCAGCCACTATCGAGCGCATGAGTAGGCATTTTGTCACATTGCTTGAAGGCATTATTACTAACCCCAAAGAGCAGATTTCACAATTACCTTTGCTGAGTGAAGTTGAGCAACAGCAGTTATTAGTTGAGTGGAACAACACTCAAGTAGCCTATCCGCAGGATAAGTGTATTCATCAGTTGTTTGAGGAGCAGGTTCGGCGCACACCGGATGCTGTGGCGGTTGTGTTTGACAATCAACAACTCACTTACCATCAGTTAAATTGTCGCGCTAATGGGTTGGCTCATTACTTGCGCTCATTGGGTGTAAAACCAGATACGCTCGTAGGTATTTGTGTAGAGCGCTCATTAGAAATGGTGGTGGGACTACTTGGTATTCTTAAAGCTGGTGGTGCATATCTGCCACTTGATCCTGAGTATCCACCTGAGCGTTTGAGCCTTATGCTAGAAGATGCTCAAGTTTCAGTACTGCTGACTCAACAAAAACTGATTGAAAGACTTCCCCAGCATCAAGCAAAACTGATTTTTTTAGATGAAATCTGGTCACAAATTGCCCAAAATAATCAAGATAACCCAAATATTGGAGTTAGAGCTTTTCATCTAGCGAATGTGATTTACACTTCAGGATCTACAGGTAGACCAAAAGGTGTGATGGTTGAGCATAGAGGACTTTGCAACTTAGCTCAAGCTCAAATTCAAACTTTTGGCTTGACTTCAGATAGTCGCGTTCTCCAGTTTGCTTCCTTCAGTTTTGATGCTTCAATTTGGGAAATCGTCATGGCTTTTGGCTCAGGTGGAACGCTGTATCTGGGAACAAAAGACTCGCTATTGCCAGGAAAGCCACTAATTGAGCGATTACGTGATGATTCTATTACCCATATCACCCTACCACCATCGGCGTTAGCAGTGATGCCACAAGAGGAACTGCCAGCACTGCAAACAATCATTGTCGCGGGAGAAGCTTGCCCTGCTGAGTTAATCAAGCAATGGTCTGTGGAGAGAAACTTCTTCAACGCCTACGGGCCAACGGAAGCTACTGTGTGTGCAACGATCGCAAAATACAATGACGACGAGAAAATATCGATTGGTAAGGCGATCGCTAATACCCAACTTTACATCTTAGACAAAAATTTACAACCAGTGCCTGTAGGTATACCAGGAGAGTTGCACATCGGGGGTGTAGGGTTAGCCAGAGGCTACCTCAACCGCCCTGAACTAACGCAGGAAAGATTTATTAATAATTCCTTCGGTTCTGGTTGTCTCTACAAAACAGGAGACTTGGCGCGTTATTTACCTGATGGCAATATTGAATACATAGGACGAATTGACAACCAAGTAAAAATTCGGGGATTCCGAATGGAGTTGGGCGAAATCGAAACAGTCCTAAGCCAACATAAAGATGTACAAGCATCTTGTGTCATTGCCCGTGAAGACAGCCCAGGTGATAAACGCTTAGTTGCATATATAGTTCCGCATCAGCACTGTACAAACATACTCAATCAACTGCGTGACTTCCTAAAGGCAAAACTTCCAGAGTACATGGTTCCAAATGCGATCGTTATTCTAGATTCTCTGCCACTCACTCCTAACGGAAAAATAGACCGTCGCGCTTTACCCGCACCGGATTTACAAAGCAAATTATCAGATAAATACGTTGCCCCACGCACTCCTATTGAAGAAATGCTGGCGCAAATTTGGGCGCAAATCCTCAAACTAGAGCAAGTGGGCATACATGATAACTTCTTTGAACTGGGGGGACATTCGCTGTTAGCAACGCAATTGCTTTCACGTATCCGCAGCATTTTTAAAGTGGAAGTACCATTGCGTGACTTGTTTGCTAGAGCTACAGTTGCCGCATTAGCGCAATCGATTGGGCAGTTGCAGCAACAAGAATTAGAACTTTCTACACCACCCATTTTAAGACGGGTTAACAATACACAATTACCACTTTCTTATGCTCAACAACGTTTGTGGTTTCTAGACCAGTTACAGTCTTTGGGTGGCACATATAATATGCCCCTAGCTTTGCGTTTAGTAGGAACTCTCAATCAAACAGCCTTAGAACAAAGCTTACAAGAAATTATCCAGCGTCACGAAGTATTACGCACCAACTTCATTAGCGTTGATGGGCAACCAATTCAAGTTATTAGGGAGCAGGAAATAGAATGCAGGGGGCAGGGAGCAGGGCGCAGGGCGCAGGGAATACTATCGATTTTTGACTTGCAACATCTACCGACAACCGAAAAAGAAATTGCTTTGCAGCAATTAGTGCAAACACAAGCACAACAACCTTTTGACTTGGCAAATGAACCATTAGTCAGAGCAACGTTAGTTGTACTGTCCCAGACAGAACACGCTTTGTTAGTGTTTATACATCACATTGTCTCTGATGGTTGGTCAATGGGTGTGTTTATTCAAGAATTAGCAGCTTTATACAATGCTTATTCTCAAGGTCAGCCGTCTCTACGAGACGCTACGCGTAGCTTGCTTCCCCAAAGGGGTACACCGTTAGCACCATTGCCAATTCAGTATGCAGATTTCGCAATTTGGCAGCGACAGTGGTTGCAAGGGGATGTACTGCAAAATCAACTCTCGTACTGGCAACAACAACTAAAAGACGCACCCACTTTATTATCGCTACCCACTGACCGACCTAGAGGGGCTGTGCAAACTTACCAAGGAGCTTATCAAGAGTTGGCACTTTCAAAAGAGCTAAGTCTCGCTCTGAAACAATTGAGCCAAAAAGAAAGTGTCACCTTGTTTATGACGCTGTTAGCAGCATTTCAAATATTGCTCTGGCGTTATAGTGGACAGGATGATATTTGCATAGGTACACCGATCGCTAATCGCAACCGTGCAGAAATTGAATCACTAATTGGCTTTTTTATCAATACCCTGGTGTTGCGTACTCGCTTGGATGGTAATCCTAGTTTTAGGGAGTTATTATCACAGGTGCGAGAAGTAGCTTTGGGTGCTTATGCTCATCAAGATTTGCCTTTTGAAATGTTGGTGGAAGCGTTACAGCCAGAACGGAATCTCAGCCATAACCCAATTTTTCAGGTGTGGTTTAATTTACAGAACTTGGCACAAAACGAACTAGAACTTTTTGGGCTGTCTGTAGAACCTATATTGGTTTCAGAAGCGGCTTCTAAGTTTGACTTAAGCTTGTATGTTACAGAACAAGAACAAGGCACAACGCTGCAACTGCTTTATAATTCTGACTTATTTAGTTCAGAACGAATGGTGGAAATGTTGCAACAGTACCATCATTTGCTCAATCAAATTGTTGTCGAGCCTGATAGAGCGATTGCTTCTTATTCTCTTGTCACACTACAAGCCCATCTGTTGCTACCAGATCCCACAACAGCTATACCACAGCCAGAATACGAATTAGTCACAAAAACCTTTACCTCTTGGGTAAATACCAACCCAGAACTCTCAGCAGTGCGTCAAGGCGATCGCACTTGGAACTATGGCGAATTAGGCAATAAATCTCACACTTTAGCTAGGGTGATGCTAAGTCACGGTATCACAAAGGGTGATGTCGTAGCTGTGTATGGAACTCCTAGTTTTGGTTTGATTGCTAGTGCGATCGCTGTTCTGTTGAGTGGTGGAGTATTACTTACCCTTGATCCGCAACTTCCTGAAGAACGGCAACAGCTAATGCTTCAACAAGCACAAGCTAAATACTTACTCTACATCGACAATCAGCACCAAGAAGACCAGGAAACATGGCAGCCATTAACTGTTATATATGTCAATAAAGATACAGGATTAGCTACAAATTCTTTAGAAAGCAGTCATATAACACCTTTACCAGAAATCTCTGGTGATGATGCAGCCTATATTTTCTTTACTTCTGGTACGACTGGCGTTCCTAAAGGAGTGTTGGGGTGTCACAAAGGGTTAGCACATTTTATCAGCTGGCAAAGACAAACCTTTGGAATTAATCAACAAGACCGTATTGCCCAATTAACAGGACTTTCTTTTGATGTCGTCCTCAGAGATATCTTCTTGCCCTTGACTAGTGGTGCAACCTTATGTCTACCAGCCCCAGAGGATAAGTTAGAACCGACGAAAATTTTACGTTACTTAGAACGCGAGCAGATTTCTGTTCTCCATACAGTTCCTTCCTTAGCGCAATCATGGTTAGCTGATGTACCAAAAGAAGTTTCTCTGCATAACTTACGCTGGTTATTCTTAGCCGGAGAACCTCTGAAGGAGACGCTTGTACTGCAATGGCGAGATGCTTTTCCCCAGGCTGGTGAAATCGTTAATCTATATGGGCCGACAGAGACAACTTTAGCGAAGTGTTATTACCAAGTACCCAGCGAACCCAGACCAGGGGTGCAACCAGTCGGACAAACACTTCCAGAAACTCAAGCTTTAGTTTTGGGGGCAAATCAGCAGCTGTGCGGTATTGGGGAACCGGGCGAGATTGTTTTACGGACTCCATTTCGCAGTTTGGGCTACATTAACGCCACCCAAGAAATGCGATCTCGGTTTGTCACTAACCATTTTGGCAATGATGCTGGAGATTTGCTGTATTATACAGGCGATCGCGGTCGCTATATTCCAAATGGCACTCTAGAAATTCTCGGTCGCCAAGATCATCAAGTCAAGATTCGCGGTGTACGCATTGAACTTGGAGAAATTGAGGCAGTATTAGCACAACACCCATCTGTGCATCAGACTATCGTAACTGCATCTGAAGAACGCTTAGTCGCTTACATCATTCCCACCCAGGAATCAGCACCTACCATTCGTGAGATTCGCCGCTTCCTCTCTGCGAAGTTGCCACAGTACATGGTTCCTTCTAGTTTTGTATTCCTTGATAAGTTGCCACTAACAACCAACGGCAAAGTAGACCGCCGCGCTTTGCCTACACCTGCTAACGTTAATAATTTAGACACATTTGTCGAACCCCGGAACCAATTAGAACTGCAACTAGTACAAATTTGGTCAAAAATTCTCAAAGTTGGCAAAGTGGGAGTACAAGACAACTTTTTTGACCTTGGCGGACATTCGCTTTTAGCTCCTTACTTAATGGCTCAAATCAAGCAGCAGTTTGGTAAAGATGTAAGTTTAACCAGCCTCTTTCAAAATCCAACAATTGAACAGTTGGCGACAATTTTACAAATAGACTCGGATGATTCAAATTCGTCTTGTCTAATTCCAATTCAACCAAACGGTTCCAAGATACCCTTCTTTTGTCTTCCCGGTGCGGGTGGTGAACCTTTCTACTTGTATCATTTAGGGCGTTATTTAAGAGAAGACCAACCTTTATACAGTTTTCAAGCCAACAATCTAGATGTAGTAGAGCCAACCACCCGAATTAAGGAAATGGCTAGTCATTATATTCAAGCAATGCAGACTGTTCAGCCGCAAGGGCCGTACTTGTTGGGAGGGCATTCTTTAGGAAGTATCGTGGCTTTTGAAATGGCGACTCAGCTGGTTCATCAAGGACATCAAGTTGCCCTACTTGCCATGATTGATATGTCAGCGCCAACTTCTCAAGATAAACAAACAAGGATTGAGCGTCTTGATTGGGATCATGCTAGGTGGTTGATTGAGGCGATTAAAGCAGTAGAAGTTTCTCTATCTACGAATATAGATATTTCTTACGATACCCTGCGATCGCTATCTGTAGAAGAACAACTAAAACAAGTTTTACAGCATTTCAAAATGGTGAATATGTTGCCTCCTAATGCTGAAATTACGCAGTTAAAAAACATCGTGCAAGCTTTAAAAGCAAACTCTCTATCTCTTATTAACTATGTACCACAACATACCTATCCTGGACGAATTACGCTTATACGTGCCAGCGAGATTCCTTTAGAACGCATGAATAGCAAGTTATCTGAGATTTCACGAAATTCAGCTATGGGCTGGGAGGAGTATTCTTGCGAACCAGTAGATGTGCATTTTGTTCCAGGTAATCATGTCACGATGATGGCTGAACCCCACGTTCAGGTTTTATCCAAACGCTTAAAAGGTTGCATTCAGCAAGCCCTAGGTAGGCAAGGGGGCAGTGGTTTGACTTCGCTCACCAACCAGGGGGCAGGGGGAAAGAGAAATATATTATCTCAGTAA
- a CDS encoding zinc-binding dehydrogenase encodes MPLAAVMTAPNKPVTVQQLPDPILEKGGIIIETLYSEVCGTDVHLLRGHLEGVPYPIIPGHFSVGRVVETGGQVTDVNGKLIQPGAIATFLDVHETCYNCWYCLVAKASTRCPQRKVYGVTYSAKEGLLGGWSELIYLKPGVKVLTLPEEVSPKQFIAGGCALPTALHAIDRAQIQIGDVVVVQGCGPVGLSAAILALLSGAGKVIVIDKFESRLAVAKSFGVDETLLIQADEPQQHIERIKELTQGHGADVTIEATGVPIAVKEGLNITRNGGRYVIVGHYTNTGEILINPHLEINLKHIDIRGTWGIDFSHFYRMIELLKRHSSSRKNIAWESIISRSYTLEEINQALADVEQGSVLKAVIQPNLS; translated from the coding sequence ATGCCCTTAGCAGCTGTGATGACTGCACCTAATAAGCCAGTTACAGTGCAACAATTACCAGACCCGATTCTAGAAAAGGGTGGAATCATTATTGAAACCTTATATAGTGAGGTTTGTGGGACTGATGTACATCTACTCCGGGGACATTTAGAGGGTGTACCATATCCAATTATTCCTGGTCACTTTTCAGTCGGTCGTGTGGTGGAAACAGGTGGCCAGGTTACTGATGTCAATGGTAAATTAATTCAGCCTGGAGCGATCGCCACTTTTTTAGATGTCCACGAAACTTGTTACAACTGCTGGTATTGTCTAGTAGCTAAAGCATCCACACGCTGTCCCCAACGTAAGGTTTATGGTGTCACCTACTCAGCCAAAGAGGGTTTGCTGGGTGGTTGGTCTGAATTAATTTACCTGAAACCAGGGGTAAAGGTTCTCACTTTACCCGAAGAAGTCTCACCAAAGCAGTTCATAGCTGGAGGGTGTGCTTTACCCACTGCACTACACGCTATTGATAGAGCGCAGATTCAAATTGGTGATGTTGTTGTGGTACAAGGTTGTGGCCCTGTCGGTTTGAGTGCAGCAATTCTGGCTTTGCTCTCAGGTGCGGGTAAAGTAATTGTTATTGATAAATTTGAAAGTCGATTAGCAGTTGCTAAATCCTTCGGTGTAGATGAAACCCTCTTAATTCAAGCTGATGAGCCACAACAGCATATTGAGCGGATTAAGGAATTAACACAGGGACATGGTGCTGATGTGACTATTGAAGCCACAGGTGTTCCCATTGCTGTCAAAGAGGGCTTGAATATAACGAGAAATGGTGGTCGTTATGTGATTGTTGGGCATTACACCAATACTGGTGAGATTCTCATAAATCCTCACTTAGAAATTAATTTAAAACATATAGATATTCGTGGAACTTGGGGAATTGATTTCAGCCATTTTTATAGAATGATTGAATTACTAAAACGTCATAGTAGTTCCAGGAAAAATATTGCTTGGGAAAGTATCATTAGCCGTTCATACACTTTAGAAGAAATTAATCAAGCCCTAGCAGATGTAGAGCAAGGTTCTGTATTAAAAGCTGTAATTCAGCCTAATTTATCTTGA